TTTGCCACTTTTCCTGCAGTCGCTGCAGTATATGGTCGCGTTCTGACGTTGGAGCCTGCATCCACATTGCCGCCAGACCGGCGACGACAAGAACAAGCAGGACCGGCAGGAGAATTTTCCTCTTCCGCCTTTTGCGGGGTGGTGCGTCATCTTCATGGGCCGGATTAAGGAAGTCCGGCAGTTCCACAAGATGTTCGTCCGCCGGGCGTTCGGCCGCTGTGGCGGACGGGGCATCTTTGCCCTTTGCTGTACGGTCTTCTGTTTCGTCGGGGAAAACGGAGGCCTGTGCCTCCTCCTTGGGTTGACGCAAGGGGTGATCAATGGATTCGCCCGTGGGCCAAGGGGCTTTACCGGCGGATGCGGGCGCTGTTTCTGCTTCTGTTGCGGCCTGCTGAGGTTTGGTTTCTGTGTCCGTCTGCCGCGGCGTGCCTTCGTCCTCCAGTTCCTCCTCATCGCTTTCAGCAGGGGCGCGGGTAAAGAGGTCTGTGTCCGATGCGGGCTGGTATCCGGCTTGGACGGATGCCTCGCTGATATAATGGGCGACGGTGCGATATTGGGTGTCTTTGGTAAAGGCGGACAGCGTTGCCTCGACGAGGCGCAACTCGTCATATTGGCCGCCGTCACGCAGGGCCTTGAACCGGGTGGAGGCATCCTGGACGCGTTCCTGGGACTCCAGGTTCTGCCAGTCGTCGCCTATGCGGCCCTGTAGCCAGTAAGTAACGATATTGAACGATATGGATGACTGCTTGTCATCGCCGTTGCTCAAACGCAACCTCCCTCCTGGCACACGGTATTCCGCGCAAGGCGTTTACCGGCAATTCGCCACTCTCCTAAGGAGTAAGTGTATCGCCAGGAAGGAAATTTATGCAACAACCAAAAGGTGTTGTGTCAATCAGTCCACGTCGGCGCGCGTCCTGGTGACTTCAACGCCAACGGTTTGGGCGTTTTTCAGGGCTTCGGGTTTTTCAACCCGCACAACGGCCTCCTGCACACGGGGGTCTTCCAGGCAGAGCAGGCCAATTTTATGCGCCAGGGTTTCGACGAGGCGGATATGACCTTCCGCCGCCAGCACCCGGATGCGTTCTGAAATGTCTGCATAACAGACAACCTGGGTATAGTCGTCGCAATTGGGGTCACTCATTTCCCGGGCCTGAAGCTCCAGGTTGATGCGCACGATCTGCACCCGTTCATATTCATGGTCGAAGACGCCAATGCTCCAGGCCACATCCAGATCACGGACCAGAATGCGGTACAGCCTGTCGGATACAGCCTGCGGCTTCCGACTGTCGGAGGTGGGGTGGTTTACAACATTTTTCGTGGCCACCTGCATGACCGTTTCTCCTTTGGCCTTGGCAAACGCGCTGTCAAACGGTATCGACAGCGACGCGCGACCCTACGAATATAATATAGGGATGACAAGCAATAGGACGACATGGAAATGCGGCTGAACGACCATTTTCACTGGGGAAGCCGGTGTTATGTGATGGGGATTGTCAACGTCACGCCTGATTCCTTCTCTGGAGACGGCCTGGCGGATGACCAGGACCGTGTTACCAGGGCGCTGGCCCAGGCACGGCAATTCATCGCCGACGGGGCCGATATTCTGGATGTCGGCGGCGAGAGCACGCGGCCTGGGGCCGCCCTTGTCGCGGAGCAGGAAGAGCTTGATCGTGTGGTGCCGGTTGTCGAGGCTCTGACCCGGGAATTACCGGATGCCATCATTTCCGTGGATACCTACAAGGCAGCGGTGGCAGAGGCCGCCTTGGCCCACGGCGCACATATCATCAACGACGTCTGGGGCTTTAAGGCCGACACCGATATGGCTGCCGTGGCAGCCGATCGTCAGGCACCGGTGATGCTGATGCATAACCGGTCCAAGCCGGGGCATGCGGAAATCGACCGGCGGCTCGGCGGCTCCTACGTTGCGCCGGACTATAAGGACTTTCTGGCGGAGGTGGTTGAAGAGACTGCTGACCTGGCGCGGAATGCGGAAGCCAACGGCATTGCCCGTGACCAGATCGTGTTGGACCCCGGTGTCGGTTTCGGTAAAACCATTGAACAGAATATGGCCCTGATCAACCATCTGGATGCGTTCAAGAAACTGGGCTATCCGGTGTTGCTGGGTTCCAGCCGGAAAAGCTTTATCGGGCGCGTGTTGGATGTGGAGCCTGACCAGCGCCTGGAAGGCACGGCGGCGACTGTTGCCATTGGCGTTGCGCGGGGCGCGGACATCGTGCGGGTGCATGATGTGAAGGAAATGACGCGGATCGTGCGGATGACAGACGCCCTGATCCGTGCGGATGGGTGATGCGATGAGCGAACAGACAGCCAAGACTGATGTATTTATCGCCCTGGGCACCAATGTCGGTGATCGGGAGGCCAATTTGAACCTGGCCATCGATGCATTAGGGCGATTGATGGAAGTCACCGGCAAATCGCGCCTGTATCAATCCGCACCGATGTATGTGACGGACCAGCCGGCCTTTCTCAATATGGCGGTCAAAGGGCGCACAAGCCTGTCGGCGGAGGACCTCCTGACCGGGCTGAAGGACCTGGAGGAGGAGATTGGCCGCCGCCCGACCTTCCGCAACGGGCCGCGCGTAATCGACCTTGATATCCTGTATTACGGCAAGGACCGCATTGATACGGAACGGCTTTCGGTTCCACATCTG
The Aestuariispira ectoiniformans genome window above contains:
- the folB gene encoding dihydroneopterin aldolase; this encodes MQVATKNVVNHPTSDSRKPQAVSDRLYRILVRDLDVAWSIGVFDHEYERVQIVRINLELQAREMSDPNCDDYTQVVCYADISERIRVLAAEGHIRLVETLAHKIGLLCLEDPRVQEAVVRVEKPEALKNAQTVGVEVTRTRADVD
- the folP gene encoding dihydropteroate synthase, encoding MRLNDHFHWGSRCYVMGIVNVTPDSFSGDGLADDQDRVTRALAQARQFIADGADILDVGGESTRPGAALVAEQEELDRVVPVVEALTRELPDAIISVDTYKAAVAEAALAHGAHIINDVWGFKADTDMAAVAADRQAPVMLMHNRSKPGHAEIDRRLGGSYVAPDYKDFLAEVVEETADLARNAEANGIARDQIVLDPGVGFGKTIEQNMALINHLDAFKKLGYPVLLGSSRKSFIGRVLDVEPDQRLEGTAATVAIGVARGADIVRVHDVKEMTRIVRMTDALIRADG
- the folK gene encoding 2-amino-4-hydroxy-6-hydroxymethyldihydropteridine diphosphokinase, whose protein sequence is MSEQTAKTDVFIALGTNVGDREANLNLAIDALGRLMEVTGKSRLYQSAPMYVTDQPAFLNMAVKGRTSLSAEDLLTGLKDLEEEIGRRPTFRNGPRVIDLDILYYGKDRIDTERLSVPHLRIAERGFVLYPLNDLDPQWQDVRSGKTIAEMVQELGPDEGLEVLS